In Paenibacillus guangzhouensis, a single window of DNA contains:
- a CDS encoding VanZ family protein: MQLKQHRKIIFAITIFYTLFILYFLFFAFGRVSKVDQITEYTFIFLPDDFFRVPGLSDLLHPTLMDFVGFGNIAAFIPFGILIPLLYRTNFIRFMTLFILSILVLETIQALTFLGSFDMNDVIQNASGAAIGFGAYKLGFRTKSDWRNIAATGIASAVLMLGVWGAFGLVDQAFTKEMGPFVAINELKDSNGNPSTGTKRYSLKIGGQDVEPRYNVYRVEGKKKETYTYTLGNKEEIYLSFHYGIPDQEDSHGSIRVTVDGHEFLSVSSEAGRDEPDMSEIFLPQANELTITLEGNETLWDVGYREMVYFWNLSIEGDPMLPK, translated from the coding sequence ATGCAATTGAAGCAACACCGTAAGATTATTTTTGCCATCACAATATTCTACACCCTTTTTATTCTATATTTTTTGTTTTTCGCTTTCGGCAGAGTAAGTAAGGTAGATCAAATCACCGAGTACACCTTTATTTTTTTACCTGACGATTTTTTTAGGGTGCCAGGCCTATCCGATCTTCTACATCCTACGTTGATGGATTTTGTGGGTTTCGGGAACATCGCAGCCTTCATCCCTTTTGGCATATTGATTCCATTGTTATATCGGACCAACTTTATTCGATTCATGACTTTGTTCATCCTGTCCATTCTCGTGCTGGAGACCATTCAGGCACTAACGTTCCTCGGCAGCTTCGACATGAACGACGTCATACAGAACGCATCGGGCGCAGCCATCGGATTCGGGGCGTACAAACTTGGCTTTCGTACGAAAAGCGACTGGAGAAATATTGCTGCTACGGGCATTGCCAGTGCTGTCCTGATGCTCGGGGTATGGGGGGCCTTCGGGCTGGTTGATCAAGCGTTCACCAAAGAAATGGGTCCCTTTGTCGCGATCAACGAACTCAAAGACAGTAACGGGAATCCATCGACGGGTACCAAACGGTACAGTCTAAAGATTGGTGGCCAAGACGTAGAGCCCAGATATAATGTGTATCGCGTCGAAGGTAAAAAAAAAGAAACGTACACGTATACGTTAGGCAATAAGGAGGAGATCTATCTCTCCTTCCATTATGGAATCCCCGATCAAGAGGATTCCCATGGCAGCATCAGGGTTACCGTCGATGGTCATGAGTTTCTGTCCGTATCTTCAGAAGCCGGGCGCGACGAGCCGGATATGTCTGAAATTTTTCTTCCACAGGCCAATGAACTTACGATCACCCTGGAGGGAAATGAAACCCTATGGGATGTTGGATATAGAGAGATGGTATATTTCTGGAATTTGAGCATCGAGGGAGATCCTATGCTTCCGAAGTGA
- a CDS encoding ABC transporter ATP-binding protein: MEILRIEHLSKIYGTGESAVKALDDVSFSIQKGEFVAIIGPSGSGKSTLLHMLGGVDRPTGGKVYVEDTDMYALNETQLAIFRRRQIGLIYQFFNLIPVLTVEENMTLPLLLDNQKVDQKQLDRLVNTLNLQHRLNHLPNQLSGGQQQRVSIGRALIGNPAIMLADEPTGNLDSKNSSEIVDLLKMLNKTYHQTLIVITHDERIALQADRIISIEDGRIAKDEVIRR, from the coding sequence ATGGAAATTTTAAGAATCGAGCATCTGTCTAAAATATACGGTACGGGTGAATCGGCGGTGAAGGCGCTCGACGATGTGTCTTTTTCGATCCAAAAAGGCGAATTCGTCGCGATTATCGGCCCGTCTGGATCGGGGAAGTCGACCCTTCTCCATATGCTGGGCGGCGTGGATCGACCGACTGGCGGTAAAGTGTATGTTGAGGATACGGATATGTATGCCTTGAACGAAACGCAGCTGGCCATCTTCAGGCGCAGGCAAATCGGCCTGATCTACCAGTTCTTCAATCTGATTCCTGTCCTGACGGTAGAGGAGAATATGACGCTGCCGCTCTTGCTGGATAACCAAAAGGTAGATCAAAAGCAGTTGGATCGTCTTGTAAATACGCTGAATCTACAGCATCGATTAAATCACCTGCCGAATCAGCTATCTGGCGGACAACAGCAACGGGTCTCGATCGGCAGAGCGCTCATCGGCAATCCTGCGATCATGCTGGCCGACGAACCGACCGGGAATCTGGACAGCAAGAATAGCAGCGAGATCGTCGACTTATTGAAAATGCTGAATAAAACCTATCATCAGACGCTGATCGTAATTACGCATGACGAACGGATCGCCTTGCAAGCCGACAGGATCATTTCGATTGAAGACGGGAGGATCGCCAAAGACGAGGTGATCCGGCGATGA
- a CDS encoding sensor histidine kinase, protein MLRNREIQRLLLLMGLISLAALVAAAFISAIAAALVFILSMLLTGASLLFTRWRYRELAKLSVYLQEISNGNDSLDVRDNQEGELSILKNDIYKVTLMLSEHRSLLQRDKIQLTDAISDISHQLKTPLTSMTVMADLLSAPDLPPAKRSEFTHHIRVQLERIDWLVSSLLKLSKIDAKTIPFKKDRIPVTNLIQKALEPVMIPMDIKGQSVSIAGDDDVSFVGDFNWTAEAVINILKNGVEHTPEGGAITIAYSENALFTEIVIADNGKGIPKEDLPYIFKRFYKGKNASEGSIGIGLAMAHSIIASQNGVIDVTSDGEKGTHFRIKFYKQVI, encoded by the coding sequence ATGCTGCGCAATCGAGAAATTCAACGTTTATTGCTCCTCATGGGCTTGATCAGCTTAGCGGCGCTCGTTGCAGCTGCTTTCATTTCGGCTATTGCCGCGGCGCTCGTCTTCATTCTATCCATGCTGCTTACTGGTGCGAGCTTGTTATTCACGAGATGGAGATATCGCGAGCTAGCAAAGCTGTCCGTCTATTTGCAGGAAATCAGCAACGGCAATGATTCCCTTGACGTTCGTGATAATCAAGAAGGCGAGCTGAGCATTCTCAAGAATGATATTTACAAAGTGACGCTCATGCTATCGGAGCACCGCTCGCTACTACAGCGGGACAAAATTCAACTGACGGATGCCATCTCCGATATATCGCATCAGCTCAAAACACCGCTTACCTCCATGACGGTAATGGCGGATTTGTTAAGCGCCCCTGACCTGCCTCCGGCCAAAAGATCGGAGTTCACCCATCATATTCGCGTCCAGCTTGAACGCATCGATTGGCTTGTCTCTTCTTTACTAAAGCTATCGAAAATTGACGCGAAGACCATCCCATTCAAAAAAGATCGAATTCCCGTGACAAACCTGATTCAAAAAGCATTAGAGCCGGTAATGATTCCGATGGACATTAAGGGACAGTCAGTTTCTATCGCGGGCGATGACGACGTCTCTTTTGTCGGCGATTTCAATTGGACGGCTGAAGCGGTCATCAATATATTGAAGAACGGTGTAGAACATACGCCTGAAGGCGGAGCGATCACCATCGCATATTCCGAAAACGCGTTATTTACGGAAATCGTCATTGCCGACAACGGCAAAGGCATTCCGAAAGAAGATTTGCCTTATATTTTCAAACGTTTTTACAAAGGAAAGAACGCCAGCGAAGGAAGCATCGGCATAGGACTTGCGATGGCTCACAGCATCATTGCCAGCCAGAACGGCGTGATCGATGTAACGAGCGACGGTGAGAAGGGTACGCATTTTCGGATTAAATTTTATAAGCAAGTGATTTAA
- a CDS encoding ABC transporter permease: MNIVNTLTIRHLKQNKRRTLVTIIGVIISVAMVTAVATLVFSFSDLMIRQAIADTGEWHIQYQDVTKEQLAAIQGDDATKTAAITRDLGYAPLEGGQNPNKPYLFIKEYNAQGFAQFQIELSKGRLPHTDKEVVISEPVATNAKVKYEIGDRLTLRIGERFEQGSDQSMDQTQMLRREDGKLTETLQHIKARDYTVVGFIKRPVWEPAWAPGYTIISYVDENIIGANDRVDASVVLQRVNPFLFAHAEELAEKNHIETVRYNNGLLRYYGLSKSESSSNMMFSLSAIIMAVIMIGSVSLIYNAFAISVSERSRHLGMLASVGATKRQKRNSVLFEGVVIGLISIPIGILCGLAGIGITFWFMNSMIQGALWTSEKLRLVVTPLSLLIACIVSMLTIFISTYLPAIRASKVSAMDAIRQTTEVKLTAKAVKTSRIIRKFFGIEAEIGLKNLKRNKRRYHTIVFSLVISIVLFLTVSFFTAGMQQSLQLSREGINYDIEVMYSNGKRIDERLIQSIASLNGVTEFNVIHALYKNAWVDEAFIADELHEKVKKDKSLLQDGKYPYDITIHALNDSSLQDYARAVGADYEQLTDPDHPAAIVMDTIHYKDMDTGKYIQTKAIYTKIGQSIELTNFYKENGEESKAHKVIVAALTDQAPMGLSPTGVGGVNIIVSERVMNRLADDEDLANVQTFLHLKSTEPMKTQQEIEEMQETNLNVFNVYQSRKSEEQNILMMSVFSYGFIVLISAISIANIFNTISTGVALRKREFAMLKSVGMTPKGFAKMMNYESVFYGVKSLLFGLPVSFVVMYLLYRAFSNKFSYGFALPWMSILSVIVAVFVIVGSAMLYSGAKVKKENIIDALKQENI, translated from the coding sequence ATGAATATTGTTAACACGCTAACCATCCGGCACCTGAAGCAGAACAAGAGACGAACGCTCGTAACCATCATCGGCGTCATCATTTCGGTTGCCATGGTGACCGCTGTCGCTACGCTTGTTTTTTCCTTTTCGGATCTAATGATCAGACAAGCCATTGCGGATACAGGGGAGTGGCATATCCAATATCAAGATGTCACCAAAGAGCAGCTTGCGGCGATACAGGGCGATGATGCAACCAAAACCGCAGCGATCACAAGAGATCTTGGTTATGCCCCATTAGAAGGGGGGCAAAATCCCAATAAGCCGTACTTGTTCATTAAGGAATATAATGCGCAGGGTTTCGCACAATTTCAGATTGAACTAAGCAAGGGGCGTCTTCCGCATACGGACAAGGAAGTCGTGATTTCCGAGCCCGTTGCAACAAACGCCAAAGTGAAATACGAGATCGGCGATCGTCTAACCCTTCGTATCGGCGAACGATTCGAGCAAGGGAGCGACCAATCCATGGATCAGACCCAAATGCTGCGTAGGGAAGACGGCAAATTGACCGAAACGTTGCAGCATATCAAGGCAAGGGATTATACAGTGGTAGGTTTCATCAAGCGCCCTGTATGGGAACCGGCTTGGGCCCCGGGCTATACGATCATTAGCTATGTCGATGAAAATATTATCGGGGCAAACGATCGAGTCGATGCGTCGGTGGTGTTGCAGCGTGTCAATCCGTTCTTGTTCGCTCATGCGGAGGAATTGGCTGAGAAAAACCACATTGAAACGGTCCGATATAATAACGGATTGCTACGTTATTATGGCTTGTCCAAAAGTGAATCCTCGTCCAATATGATGTTCTCCTTATCGGCGATCATTATGGCGGTCATTATGATCGGCTCGGTGTCGCTGATCTATAATGCTTTTGCGATATCCGTCTCGGAACGCTCCCGCCATTTAGGGATGCTAGCGAGCGTGGGGGCTACGAAAAGGCAGAAGCGTAATTCGGTGCTGTTTGAAGGTGTCGTTATTGGCCTGATCAGCATTCCTATTGGCATCCTATGCGGACTTGCCGGGATAGGGATCACTTTTTGGTTCATGAATTCTATGATTCAAGGGGCATTATGGACCAGTGAAAAGTTGAGGCTCGTCGTCACGCCGTTATCGCTCTTGATCGCCTGTATTGTGTCGATGTTGACGATTTTCATATCGACGTATCTCCCGGCGATCAGGGCATCCAAGGTATCCGCAATGGACGCGATTCGCCAGACTACCGAAGTCAAGCTTACGGCCAAAGCGGTGAAAACGTCGAGGATCATTCGTAAGTTTTTCGGGATTGAAGCGGAGATCGGGCTGAAAAACTTAAAAAGGAACAAACGGAGATACCATACCATCGTATTTTCGCTCGTTATCAGCATCGTTTTGTTTTTGACGGTATCATTCTTTACCGCCGGTATGCAGCAATCCCTGCAACTGTCGCGGGAAGGCATCAATTACGATATTGAAGTCATGTACAGCAATGGCAAGAGAATCGACGAACGATTGATCCAATCGATTGCATCATTGAATGGCGTAACAGAGTTCAACGTGATTCATGCGTTATATAAGAATGCCTGGGTCGATGAAGCGTTCATCGCTGATGAATTGCATGAGAAGGTGAAGAAAGATAAGAGCTTACTGCAAGACGGGAAATATCCTTACGACATTACGATTCATGCATTGAATGATTCGAGTCTGCAAGACTATGCCAGAGCGGTCGGCGCAGATTACGAACAGCTAACGGATCCGGATCATCCTGCCGCGATTGTGATGGATACGATTCATTACAAAGATATGGATACGGGAAAATATATTCAGACGAAGGCCATATATACGAAGATCGGGCAAAGTATTGAGCTAACGAACTTCTATAAAGAAAATGGGGAAGAATCGAAGGCACACAAAGTGATCGTTGCCGCGTTGACGGATCAAGCTCCGATGGGGCTGAGCCCGACAGGCGTAGGCGGGGTAAATATCATCGTCTCGGAACGCGTTATGAATCGGCTGGCAGATGACGAGGACTTAGCTAACGTTCAGACATTCCTCCATCTGAAAAGTACAGAACCGATGAAAACGCAGCAGGAAATCGAAGAGATGCAGGAGACCAACCTGAATGTCTTCAATGTATATCAATCCAGAAAAAGCGAAGAACAAAATATTCTAATGATGTCCGTCTTTTCTTACGGTTTTATCGTATTAATATCTGCGATTTCCATTGCGAACATTTTTAATACGATTTCGACGGGCGTGGCCCTTCGCAAACGGGAATTTGCGATGCTGAAATCCGTCGGCATGACGCCAAAAGGCTTTGCGAAAATGATGAACTATGAAAGTGTTTTTTATGGGGTCAAGTCGCTGCTGTTCGGGCTTCCCGTCAGTTTCGTCGTGATGTATCTACTCTATAGGGCATTTTCGAACAAATTCAGCTACGGGTTCGCCCTTCCATGGATGAGCATTCTGTCCGTCATCGTCGCCGTATTTGTCATTGTCGGTTCCGCCATGTTATATTCCGGCGCGAAAGTAAAAAAGGAAAACATTATTGATGCATTGAAGCAAGAGAATATATGA